The Pirellulales bacterium DNA window AACCGCAATTCGAACTCGTCGTGGCGACGCAAGATTGGCACCCGCCCAATCACGCGAGTTTTGCGGCCAACCATCCGGGCAAGCAACCCGGCGACGTCATCGAATGGAACGGCCTGTCGCAGATTCTGTGGCCGGTGCATTGCGTGCAAGGAACAAGCGGAGCCGAGTTTTATCCGACGCTGGATCGATCGCGGATCGCCAAAATCTTCTCCAAGGGCACGAACCCGGATATCGACAGCTACAGCGGATTCTTCGACAACGGCCATCTTCAAGCGACCGGTCTCGGCGATTATCTGAAATCGCGCGGCGCCGGGCGCGTCTACGTGTGCGGTCTGGCAACCGATTATTGCGTGAAATTCACGGCGCTTGATGCAGTCGCACTGGGCTTTGAAACGCATCTGATCGAGGGCGCCTGCCGCGGAGTAAACTTGCGACCGACCGACTCGCGCGACGCCGTCGCCGAGATGCACAAGCGCGGCGTGACCATTGCATGAGCCCGGACGAATTCATCGCGCCGCACTAGCCCGAAGCGTTAGCGAGGGAGCCGCGGAGAATGACTCGCGAACGCTTCGGGCCACTATTGCTCAGCGTGTATCAGATTTCCGGCACTTGGAGTAATCCGGCTGAATGGCTTGGCAACGGCGCCGGCGTCGCGGATGGCCGCTTTCACAGCGCCAAGGCGAGCGAGCCGCTACAACACCGGTCCGAGCGTCCAGGGCACGAACTCCTCGTCGCCCAGATTTTGCTGCTCGCTCTTGGTCGATTTGCCGCTGGCGACCGCGAGAATTTCTTCGAAGATTTCGCGGCCGACATCAGCCACCGGGCAACCCGCGAGGATGCGGCCGGCGTCGAGGTCCATGTCGTCGATCATTCGGCGATACAGCGGCGTGTTCGAGGCGACCTTGATCGAAGGCGTGGGCTTGCAACCGAAGCAGCTTCCGCGACCGGTCGTGAAGACGATGATGTTCGCGCCCCCCGCCACGATGCCCGTGACGCTCACCGGAT harbors:
- the pncA gene encoding bifunctional nicotinamidase/pyrazinamidase, with the protein product MDALILVDLQNDFCTGGALEVPDGETVIPVVNRVQPQFELVVATQDWHPPNHASFAANHPGKQPGDVIEWNGLSQILWPVHCVQGTSGAEFYPTLDRSRIAKIFSKGTNPDIDSYSGFFDNGHLQATGLGDYLKSRGAGRVYVCGLATDYCVKFTALDAVALGFETHLIEGACRGVNLRPTDSRDAVAEMHKRGVTIA